The following are from one region of the Aquirufa lenticrescens genome:
- a CDS encoding acyl-CoA thioesterase, which produces MLIPKRVTDSETTITELMIPAFANFSGKIHGGTLLSLMDKVAYVCAAKHSGNYCVTVAVEGVEFFNPVEVGDLVSIKASVNYVGKTTMIIGMRIESLKPKTGVVTHTNSCYFTMAAKNDDGELTEVPGLILENETQTRRFAEGKLLRKLSLEKRELLKSDLKNIYSGDIRKMCDGEKCELTY; this is translated from the coding sequence ATGCTAATTCCTAAGCGAGTTACCGATTCTGAAACCACGATTACTGAATTAATGATTCCAGCGTTTGCTAACTTCAGTGGCAAAATTCATGGAGGCACTTTGCTTTCTTTGATGGACAAAGTAGCCTATGTTTGCGCAGCAAAACACAGTGGTAATTATTGCGTAACTGTGGCGGTAGAAGGAGTGGAATTCTTTAATCCTGTAGAAGTGGGCGATTTAGTTTCGATTAAAGCCTCGGTAAATTACGTGGGTAAAACCACGATGATCATCGGAATGAGAATCGAATCCTTAAAGCCAAAAACAGGTGTAGTCACCCACACAAATTCCTGCTACTTTACCATGGCCGCAAAGAACGACGATGGCGAATTGACAGAAGTTCCAGGATTGATTTTGGAAAACGAAACACAAACACGCCGCTTCGCAGAAGGTAAATTACTTCGAAAACTATCGCTTGAAAAGCGTGAATTATTAAAATCTGACCTAAAAAATATCTACTCCGGCGACATCCGCAAGATGTGTGATGGGGAGAAATGTGAATTGACTTACTAG